Proteins found in one Gadus macrocephalus chromosome 23, ASM3116895v1 genomic segment:
- the LOC132452861 gene encoding toll-like receptor 13, which translates to MPLRGIGYCSLGILCLLLNLNTFIFPTASYVLKDCRVTWNTEAICQNRLKVFPKDIPIRVTNINLSRNRISKLKKTDLVNLPNLLRLNLKRNLISKIESGTFVCQISLEVLILNNNRLGNLQEGVFEGLVNLTELRLTSNKIQTVSPASFKSLSKLKFLDLGHNKLRHLTNILQHIPHLQTLYIPANKISNFHSWELSNKSTELVSLDLSQNQLMVFSLTADIFPNLTLLNLDGCIKNGIVWEVNDTLYLSGVSKLDISGVRSSSHGMQEVLETFNSSLKYLTLNHVNNNLEILIHFSCKIPSLTSLKVRNNGIKVIRSDMLHLCTNLKELDFGTNKITDISENSFQSLRNLNILITKLNHLSSVPCAVRNVLTLSKLDLSSNNISMIGCDDFANMTRLRILHLNNNHLLALKDCVFRDLVNLKHLELQNNSITKLNGAFKKYMPNLNVLYLSNNQLAFLDHGEFEALKSLMNLSLQGNQIKSLQSGPFYGLSHLKYLTLESNELRINRNSNPDFGDLKALKTLNLMNNQIKYISDNPIVYPPFAELSQLDTLHLSGQHGRLGTNLPQNFLQGLTNLSVLNIRSSEFNSLHPLFFNYTRHLKVLYLSANYFTDIPDNLFSPIQKLKSLYISQTHLRSLDFLLHANLTELEFLQVRKNAFSVIREPVMQSLSALVYLDMLGNSFTCNCDNTWFLQWVKNNKQTQVYDAYNFECNYPPNLKGRKLLEIDVRSCTVDMEFICYISTACTVIMTIAVSFTHHFLQWHLVYAYYLMLAFLYNSKHKNKRAHQYDAFISYNANDEGWVLGELLPKLEDEQGWTLCLHHRDFQPGRPIIENITDAIYGSRKTICVVSRDYLQSEWCSREIQVASFRLFDEQKDVLILVFLEDIPMQQLSPYYRMRRLLKRQTYLSWSRADAHPDLFWEKLRQALDTQEHPMGEHLRLTVV; encoded by the exons ATGCCATTAAGGGGAATTGGTTACTGTTCTTTGGGAATATTATGTTTACTTTTGAATTtgaatacttttatttttccaACTGCTAGTTACGTGCTGAAGGACTGCAGGGTCACATGGAACACAGAGGCCATCTGTCAGAACCGTTTAAAAGTATTTCCAAAGGACATTCCAATAAGAGTGACCAACATTAATTTGTCTCGAAACAGAATTTCCAAACTTAAAAAAACTGATTTGGTAAATTTACCAAATCTGTTGCGCTTGAACCTGAAACGTAACCTTATCTCCAAGATTGAATCTGgcacttttgtgtgtcaaatcTCTCTAGAGGTGTTGATTTTAAACAACAATAGGCTTGGTAATCTACAGGAGGGTGTGTTTGAGGGCCTTGTCAATCTCACAGAATTGCGTCTGACTTCCAATAAGATCCAAACAGTATCACCGGCCTCTTTTAAGTCTTTGAGCAAGCTAAAGTTTTTGGACCTAGGTCACAACAAACTGCGCCACTTAACAAACATCTTACAACATATACCACATTTACAAACCCTGTACATTCCAGCAAACAAAATTTCCAATTTTCATTCATGGGAGCTGTCAAATAAGTCTACAGAACTTGTTTCACTGGACTTGTCTCAAAATCAGCTCATGGTCTTTAGCCTCACTGCAGATATCTTTCCCAACCTCACATTATTGAACCTTGATGGTTGTATAAAGAATGGTATCGTCTGGGAGGTGAATGACACATTGTACCTTAGTGGTGTGTCTAAACTAGATATCAGTGGGGTTCGCTCCTCATCACATGGAATGCAGGAAGTTCTAGAGACATTTAACTCGTCACTGAAGTATCTGACGTTAAACCATGTGAATAACAACCTGGAAATTCTCATCCATTTTTCCTGCAAAATCCCATCACTGACATCTCTTAAAGTCCGAAATAATGGCATCAAAGTAATTAGATCAGATATGCTGCACTTGTGTACTAATCTGAAAGAGTTGGACTTTGGGACGAATAAGATAACTGACATCTCTGAAAATTCATTTCAATCTCTGAGGAATCTTAACATTTTAATCACAAAGTTAAACCATCTCTCATCCGTCCCTTGTGCCGTCAGGAATGTATTAACACTCTCAAAATTGGATCTGAGCTCCAACAACATAAGTATGATTGGCTGTGATGATTTTGCCAATATGACCCGTCTCAGAATTCTCCATCTCAACAATAATCATCTCTTGGCTCTCAAGGATTGTGTGTTCAGAGATTTGGTTAATTTAAAGCACTTGGAGTTgcaaaacaacagtattaccaaGTTAAACGGTGCCTTCAAAAAATACATGCCAAATCTTAATGTACTTTATTTGTCTAACAATCAACTCGCCTTTCTAGATCATGGAGAATTTGAAGCTCTGAAATCCCTCATGAATCTGTCATTACAGGGGAATCAAATAAAATCACTTCAAAGTGGGCCTTTTTATGGCCTGTCCCATCTTAAATATCTTACACTTGAATCCAATGAACTTAGAATAAATCGAAATTCAAACCCTGATTTCGGTGACTTGAAGGCTTTAAAGACATTGAATTTGATGAAcaatcaaattaaatatatatcggATAACCCCATTGTTTATCCACCATTTGCTGAGCTTTCACAACTAGACACTTTGCATCTTTCAGGTCAACATGGTCGACTTGGGACCAACCTCCCTCAAAACTTTCTTCAAGGCTTGACAAATCTGTCAGTACTCAATATCAGAAGTTCTGAGTTTAATTCTCTGCACCCACTATTCTTCAACTATACCCGTCATTTGAAGGTTCTTTATTTGAGTGCAAATTACTTCACAGACATTCCCGACAATCTATTTTCTCCGATTCAAAAACTAAAAAGTCTTTACATTTCCCAGACACACCTGAGGTCTCTAGATTTTCTACTCCATGCTAATCTCACGGAGCTGGAGTTCTTGCAAGTGAGGAAGAATGCCTTTTCTGTGATTAGAGAGCCAGTTATGCAGTCTCTGTCAGCACTTGTATACCTGGATATGTTGGGTAATAGCTTCACCTGTAACTGTGACAACACGTGGTTCCTCCAATGGGTTAAAAACAACAAGCAAACACAAGTGTATGATGCATACAACTTTGAATGCAACTACCCTCCAAACCTTAAAGGAAGAAAATTGTTGGAGATTGACGTCCGTTCATGTACAGTAGACATGGAATTTATCTGTTATATTTCCACGGCATGCACGGTCATAATGACCATAGCAGTCTCCTTCACCCACCATTTCCTACAATGGCATCTGGTCTACGCGTACTACCTCATGCTGGCGTTCCTCTACAACTCAAAGCACAAGAACAAGCGTGCTCATCAATATGACGCCTTCATCTCCTACAACGCAAACGACGAGGGCTGGGTGCTGGGGGAGCTGCTGCCCAAGCTGGAGGACGAGCAGGGCTGGACACTGTGTCTGCACCACCGAGACTTCCAGCCAG GCAGACCTATAATAGAAAACATAACAGACGCCATCTATGGCAGCCGGAAGACAATCTGTGTGGTCAGTCGTGATTACCTGCAGAGTGAATGGTGCTCCAGAGAGATCCAGGTTGCCAG CTTCCGTCTGTTTGACGAGCAGAAGGACGTGCTGATCCTGGTGTTCCTGGAGGACATTCCCATGCAGCAGCTGTCTCCGTACTACCGCATGAGGAGGCTCCTGAAGAGACAAACCTACCTGAGCTGGTCCCGCGCAGACGCACACCCAGACCTGTTCTGGGAGAAGCTCCGGCAGGCCCTGGACACCCAGGAGCACCCAATGGGTGAGCATCTACGGCTCACCGTGGTGTAG